One genomic region from Candidatus Caldarchaeum subterraneum encodes:
- a CDS encoding conserved hypothetical protein (oxidoreductase molybdopterin binding) — protein sequence MDEILPPGQVWARNWVIYSALGTPKIDVEGYRLRVTGLVEEPREYSYQELLEMADVEYVKPFHCVTKWSIREVRWTGVSMKRLLENSRVKKEGKWLMFVCADGYTAPVPLDDALSEEAIVALKMDGRPLEVDQGFPARPFIPHLYGWKSAKWLVEMEVIPTYVDGYWEMYGYHERGNVWGEERFKGMGFRHALRKAAGIIQRGT from the coding sequence GTGGATGAGATTCTTCCGCCGGGACAGGTGTGGGCGAGGAACTGGGTTATTTACTCTGCGTTGGGTACGCCGAAAATAGATGTCGAGGGTTACAGGCTTCGTGTCACGGGCCTTGTTGAGGAGCCTCGTGAATACAGTTATCAGGAGTTGCTCGAGATGGCTGACGTCGAATATGTCAAGCCTTTCCATTGTGTGACCAAGTGGAGCATCAGGGAGGTCCGGTGGACGGGTGTCAGCATGAAGAGGTTGCTGGAGAATTCGCGGGTCAAGAAGGAGGGGAAGTGGCTGATGTTTGTATGTGCTGATGGATACACCGCTCCCGTGCCTTTGGATGATGCTTTATCCGAGGAGGCGATTGTCGCGCTTAAAATGGATGGGCGACCGCTCGAGGTTGACCAAGGTTTCCCAGCAAGGCCGTTTATCCCCCATCTCTATGGATGGAAAAGCGCGAAATGGCTTGTCGAGATGGAGGTAATACCGACCTATGTAGATGGATACTGGGAGATGTATGGCTATCACGAGAGAGGCAACGTTTGGGGAGAGGAGAGGTTCAAGGGCATGGGTTTCAGACACGCACTAAGAAAGGCGGCGGGCATCATTCAGAGGGGAACTTGA
- a CDS encoding DNA-directed RNA polymerase subunit L, whose amino-acid sequence MKMKILEETGDFLAISVYDVDQSILNLFTETLNSIEGVSYAGYRVEHPLTGEITVSIKVESTKITPRKAVQKALERLQETFKILDKELEVLR is encoded by the coding sequence TTGAAGATGAAAATCCTCGAGGAAACCGGAGATTTTTTGGCGATAAGCGTGTATGATGTTGATCAATCGATACTGAACCTTTTCACCGAAACCCTTAACAGTATAGAAGGAGTGAGCTACGCGGGCTACAGGGTTGAGCATCCTCTCACCGGAGAGATAACGGTCTCGATAAAGGTTGAGTCCACTAAGATAACGCCTCGGAAAGCCGTTCAAAAGGCGTTGGAGCGGCTTCAGGAAACCTTCAAGATTCTTGATAAAGAGCTTGAGGTGTTGAGGTGA
- a CDS encoding sugar phosphate isomerase/epimerase has translation MKLGVFTVLYNDVPLEKIAPKIASFGYEAVELACWRGSLHLDIDKALGGGAQEIKRIIENNQLLISAVSNHLEGQLVLGPHDASTDGIFKGSPEEKVKYGIERMKKTCDVANLLDVPVVVGFIGCPNWGAWYNFPFGYDKIFESYFELFAERWGEILDYYSSCGVKFAHEVHPQELAYNVETAEQALKAINWKKEFGFNFDPSHLIWQLIDPVVFIKKFGDRIFHSHAKDGELVAENLSTSGAIPTGSWLRPDRGFRFRIPGWGQVPWKRVITAFAEVGYDYVMSYEHEDPVMSQEDGLEKTIQYLKPLLIKKRLTEIWWKQ, from the coding sequence ATGAAGTTGGGTGTATTTACTGTTCTGTATAATGATGTACCTTTAGAAAAAATTGCCCCAAAAATCGCGTCCTTTGGCTATGAAGCTGTCGAGCTTGCATGCTGGCGCGGAAGCCTGCATTTAGACATAGACAAGGCCTTGGGCGGAGGAGCTCAGGAAATAAAACGGATTATCGAAAACAACCAGCTGCTCATTTCTGCGGTATCTAATCATCTCGAGGGACAGCTGGTGTTGGGGCCTCATGATGCCTCGACCGATGGCATCTTTAAAGGAAGCCCTGAAGAGAAGGTGAAGTATGGCATCGAGAGGATGAAAAAGACATGTGATGTCGCCAACCTTCTTGATGTACCCGTTGTTGTAGGTTTTATAGGATGCCCCAACTGGGGTGCATGGTACAACTTCCCATTCGGATATGACAAGATTTTTGAGTCCTACTTTGAATTATTCGCCGAACGATGGGGAGAGATACTGGATTACTACAGCAGCTGCGGCGTCAAGTTTGCGCACGAAGTTCATCCACAGGAACTGGCTTATAACGTGGAAACAGCGGAACAGGCTCTTAAAGCCATTAATTGGAAGAAGGAGTTTGGATTCAACTTTGACCCAAGCCACTTGATATGGCAGCTTATTGACCCCGTTGTCTTCATTAAAAAATTCGGAGACAGAATCTTCCACTCGCATGCGAAGGATGGGGAGCTTGTGGCCGAAAATCTATCAACATCGGGAGCGATACCTACAGGTAGCTGGCTACGACCCGATAGAGGCTTTAGGTTCAGAATACCGGGATGGGGACAGGTTCCCTGGAAAAGAGTCATCACAGCTTTCGCGGAAGTAGGCTACGACTACGTCATGAGCTATGAGCACGAAGACCCCGTGATGAGCCAAGAGGATGGACTGGAGAAAACCATCCAATACCTAAAGCCTCTCTTAATCAAAAAACGATTAACTGAAATATGGTGGAAGCAATAG
- a CDS encoding conserved hypothetical protein (AIG2-like family) yields the protein MAVWYFAYGSNLDQEGMRRRVGEWLDLKPAILRDYKIVFNVFSSSWRGGVANIEESPGSVVYGAVYLLEESQLEKLDKYEGVPHLYHRRKMTVEVGGRPLEAYVYVATNPRPRLTPSSSYLALVLKGLKKLGYSDDVIHSIRMQVER from the coding sequence ATGGCTGTCTGGTATTTCGCATATGGCTCAAACCTTGACCAAGAAGGGATGAGAAGGCGGGTTGGTGAATGGCTTGACCTGAAACCCGCGATTCTAAGGGACTATAAAATCGTCTTTAACGTTTTTTCCAGCAGCTGGCGCGGGGGAGTAGCAAACATCGAGGAATCACCGGGTTCGGTTGTTTATGGGGCGGTTTATCTTCTGGAGGAGTCTCAGCTCGAGAAGCTCGACAAGTATGAAGGTGTTCCCCACCTCTACCACAGACGCAAGATGACTGTGGAGGTCGGTGGCAGACCTTTAGAGGCCTATGTCTACGTAGCGACTAACCCAAGGCCGCGGTTGACTCCTTCATCTTCCTATCTAGCGCTGGTGCTGAAGGGGTTGAAGAAGCTGGGGTACAGCGACGATGTTATACATAGTATCAGAATGCAGGTTGAAAGGTGA
- a CDS encoding glycine/D-amino acid oxidase (deaminating) encodes MPDLDVVVVGGGILGLASAYYIKSLHGELSVAVIERGRDVGQGNTARSVGGYRQGIFTSYVNRVLAETTIQHLREAEASGETSLNMREVGYLILLDDNRLKNVETVVETFLKEGKAILLNPETLSEKLHMRTDFTGDEEAMLMGLSNIKAGLFAPRCGFLDVEKVVNLYKKRCIDVGVELILGKRVEKLLLEPENPLGIPREPRAWQKVRVAGVVADGEVIKAGKVVVATGSWTPQLLDPLGVDCFIKAKKRQLFVISAEGELQRLLTNTWDGGRPMPMMFFPNGLYIVPRMSDKAFWVSLTDEFGRGFGLDDEPEPSYYLDNVYPPLVKYYPQFLNARPSSMWAGTYSMNYLDGNPLIFRFLNCLVVTGASGSGVMKSDAIGRIAEAALFGKEYAMLHGGVKFEVSRLGVENRRVDKEYFIL; translated from the coding sequence GTGCCTGATCTCGACGTGGTTGTGGTCGGAGGAGGTATTCTGGGGCTTGCATCAGCCTACTACATCAAAAGCCTTCACGGGGAGCTTTCGGTAGCGGTTATCGAGCGAGGCAGGGACGTGGGGCAGGGAAACACCGCTAGAAGCGTGGGGGGATACAGGCAGGGAATATTCACATCATATGTGAACCGTGTCCTCGCAGAGACAACCATACAGCATCTCAGAGAAGCAGAGGCAAGCGGAGAAACATCGCTAAACATGAGGGAAGTAGGCTACCTAATACTTCTCGACGACAACAGACTAAAAAATGTGGAAACAGTCGTAGAAACATTCCTCAAAGAAGGGAAAGCGATTCTACTCAACCCCGAAACCCTCTCAGAAAAATTACACATGCGCACAGATTTCACCGGCGACGAAGAGGCGATGCTGATGGGTCTGAGCAACATCAAGGCAGGATTGTTTGCGCCGCGATGTGGTTTCCTAGACGTGGAGAAAGTGGTCAACCTCTACAAGAAAAGATGTATCGATGTCGGTGTCGAGCTCATTCTTGGGAAAAGGGTTGAGAAGCTTCTACTGGAGCCCGAGAACCCACTAGGAATTCCTCGTGAACCGAGGGCGTGGCAGAAGGTTAGGGTTGCGGGCGTGGTGGCCGACGGAGAGGTGATAAAGGCTGGGAAAGTTGTTGTCGCTACAGGCTCATGGACACCGCAGCTCCTGGACCCGTTGGGCGTGGACTGCTTCATAAAAGCGAAGAAGAGACAGCTCTTCGTCATATCGGCTGAAGGGGAGCTGCAGAGATTATTAACAAATACATGGGACGGTGGAAGGCCGATGCCTATGATGTTTTTCCCAAATGGCCTCTACATAGTGCCGAGGATGAGTGACAAAGCTTTCTGGGTCAGCCTCACAGACGAATTCGGTAGAGGGTTTGGGCTGGACGACGAGCCTGAGCCGAGCTACTACCTTGATAACGTTTACCCACCTCTTGTCAAGTATTATCCACAGTTCCTCAACGCAAGGCCCTCGTCGATGTGGGCAGGCACCTACTCCATGAACTATCTCGACGGAAACCCCCTCATCTTCAGGTTCCTTAACTGCCTTGTCGTAACAGGGGCCAGCGGAAGCGGCGTGATGAAGTCTGACGCAATAGGGCGGATAGCGGAAGCAGCGCTCTTCGGAAAAGAATACGCCATGCTACATGGTGGTGTAAAGTTTGAGGTCTCGAGGCTAGGCGTCGAAAACAGAAGAGTTGATAAAGAGTACTTCATCCTGTAG
- a CDS encoding diphthamide synthase subunit DPH2, with product MQIINNYRVEIEEAVEQLRRMNVSRVLVQSPLGLRGVAASVAEQLKSNKFEVLMSSSNCWGGCDIAYTEASGLDVDAIIHLGHSRFLRHDKLPTIYLECRYADPSPVYDLMDRIAAELTGYKKVGVGASVQWLDYLSFVKESLARRGVDAVTAMPDMYSVYESQVLGCDVSALKKLEKNVDCFLVLGSVFHGLGIAVSSSKPVYAADPHTQRVENLDKMRERILRQRYAQIIRFRESRTVGVLVSIKPGQKRLGLAKKLNNILNQHGKNSTIVSADEITSATILENGFEAFVNTACPRLSIEDQSRFTKPVLLPVEALVAVGLMEWETVVEHGFLMYPWGWHDRKVGERFWRGVSLLQV from the coding sequence TTGCAGATAATCAACAACTACAGGGTCGAGATAGAGGAGGCGGTTGAGCAGCTTAGGAGAATGAATGTCTCTAGGGTACTGGTTCAGTCACCTTTGGGTCTACGTGGTGTGGCGGCGTCCGTGGCAGAGCAGTTGAAAAGCAACAAGTTTGAGGTCCTGATGTCGAGCTCCAACTGTTGGGGAGGATGCGACATCGCCTACACAGAGGCCAGCGGGCTAGATGTGGATGCGATAATTCATCTCGGACACAGCCGATTCCTCAGACACGACAAGCTGCCGACGATTTACCTAGAATGCCGATATGCAGACCCATCACCAGTCTACGATTTGATGGACAGGATTGCGGCGGAGCTCACAGGGTACAAAAAAGTCGGAGTGGGGGCAAGTGTTCAATGGCTTGACTATCTGTCTTTTGTTAAGGAAAGCTTGGCGAGGAGAGGCGTTGACGCAGTTACGGCGATGCCGGACATGTATTCTGTTTATGAATCTCAGGTTCTTGGATGTGATGTCTCGGCGTTAAAGAAGCTTGAGAAAAACGTGGATTGTTTCCTTGTGCTTGGGAGCGTTTTCCACGGCCTCGGGATAGCTGTTTCCAGCAGCAAACCGGTTTACGCCGCAGACCCGCATACCCAGAGGGTTGAAAACCTTGACAAAATGAGAGAGAGAATCCTCAGGCAACGCTACGCACAAATAATCCGATTCCGCGAGAGCAGAACAGTGGGGGTTCTTGTCAGCATCAAGCCTGGGCAGAAAAGGCTTGGACTCGCAAAGAAACTGAACAACATCCTCAACCAGCATGGAAAAAACAGCACAATCGTCTCCGCCGACGAAATAACTTCCGCAACCATTTTGGAAAATGGTTTTGAAGCGTTTGTGAACACAGCCTGTCCCAGGCTTAGCATCGAGGACCAGTCCCGTTTCACGAAGCCTGTGCTGCTGCCTGTGGAGGCTCTTGTCGCGGTGGGTTTGATGGAGTGGGAAACGGTGGTGGAGCATGGTTTTCTGATGTATCCTTGGGGATGGCATGACCGTAAAGTGGGTGAGAGGTTTTGGAGAGGAGTGAGCCTGTTACAGGTTTGA
- a CDS encoding exosome complex component CSL4, with protein sequence MRKKLVVPGEVLCVLEEFLPRLGSFVNGEGKVKARVLGEAVYDLRSKEVSVRPLKQIIDLRAGDRVIAEVKDVQDKIAVAEAFLKLPNIPLKYRRTGVVIAKRNDVLDNLLGIGDIAVLTVRGVYRGINTFDVYSPGCGVMLAICSVCGNVLDKRDNILSCSRCGNKERRKTVLKYGNLDILKQLIGEEL encoded by the coding sequence TTGAGGAAGAAGCTGGTTGTGCCGGGCGAAGTTCTCTGCGTATTGGAGGAGTTCCTGCCAAGGCTTGGTTCATTCGTCAACGGCGAGGGCAAAGTCAAGGCACGGGTTCTCGGCGAAGCAGTCTATGACCTCAGGTCCAAGGAAGTGAGTGTTAGACCTCTGAAGCAGATAATCGACCTCAGGGCAGGGGACAGGGTCATAGCTGAGGTCAAAGACGTGCAGGACAAAATCGCGGTGGCAGAGGCCTTCCTGAAGCTTCCAAACATCCCGCTCAAATACAGGAGGACAGGGGTCGTGATAGCGAAGAGAAACGATGTCCTGGATAACCTTCTCGGCATCGGAGACATAGCGGTCCTCACTGTCCGAGGAGTCTACCGCGGAATAAACACCTTCGATGTCTACTCTCCGGGATGCGGGGTGATGCTCGCCATATGCAGCGTCTGCGGAAATGTCTTGGACAAGAGGGACAACATTCTCTCATGTAGTAGATGTGGCAACAAGGAGCGGCGGAAAACAGTGTTAAAATACGGGAACTTAGACATCCTTAAACAGTTGATCGGTGAGGAGCTTTGA
- a CDS encoding inorganic pyrophosphatase produces MMVDFLTIALLLGALGALSAVGFVALVNRYPKGGPEFVSVWSAIREGSIAYLKRQYRTIFIISVFIFILIIVSFAAFPQMGGLVYGLQIGGSFLLGVAFSLIAATIAMDSATRANVRTTYAASKDSVSALRVATMGGAALGLAVIAMSLLGLTILYIVFRDPGVLAGFGFGASLAALFAQLGGGIYTKSADIGADLVGKVEAGIPEDDPRNPAVIADQVGDNVGDEAGRGADLFESVTAENLGGMIVALIISIILFEKINETYVVLPLVVRAVGVIATLAGVGWALYQKSFKESIEPLRNGLIITSIVAAVLMYLVTSTVFGGGFLPLFVTMLVGLVAGILIMFYSEIYTSLKSRHVSLIATNSESGPALTVVSGLSVGMISTALPVITVVIAIAISFLLGIEWAKVVGLPDLFLGGVFGTTMATMGMLSTAGFVLTMDGLGPIVDNAGGIAEMANAPKTIRDRLEPLDALGNTTKALTKSYAMGSAALAALLLFQAFLLEVGRYMAGIVELSHLTPELSAKLLNNIEQLSTQLQLNSPAVLIGLFIGAMLPFLFSGYAVKAVGTGAFQMVEEVRRQFREIKGILEGKARPEYGRCVDISTRTALRLMVAPTLIVTLSPIVLGIFLGWRAVGALVIGATVSAIPLAILGFYGGAAMDNAKKYLEIAGRKGSDAHKAAVVGDTVGDPMKDTYAPSLHILIKLLNTLSLVFIPLFIYGLLTL; encoded by the coding sequence ATGATGGTAGATTTTCTAACAATCGCTCTACTTCTCGGCGCGCTGGGCGCTCTCTCTGCCGTCGGCTTCGTCGCACTCGTTAACCGCTATCCGAAAGGGGGGCCCGAGTTTGTCTCGGTTTGGTCAGCCATTAGAGAAGGCTCCATCGCCTATCTGAAACGCCAGTACAGAACCATCTTCATCATCAGCGTTTTCATCTTCATACTCATCATCGTTAGCTTCGCGGCTTTTCCGCAGATGGGTGGGCTTGTCTATGGTCTCCAGATAGGCGGCAGCTTCCTTCTCGGCGTGGCCTTTTCTCTCATCGCGGCCACCATAGCCATGGACTCCGCCACAAGAGCCAACGTCCGCACAACCTACGCCGCATCGAAGGACTCGGTGAGCGCTCTCCGAGTCGCAACCATGGGCGGTGCTGCCCTTGGCTTAGCGGTAATAGCCATGAGCCTACTTGGGCTGACTATTCTCTACATCGTTTTCCGCGACCCCGGTGTGCTTGCGGGCTTCGGCTTCGGCGCGAGCCTGGCCGCTCTCTTTGCACAGTTGGGAGGCGGTATTTACACAAAGAGCGCTGACATCGGAGCCGACCTGGTGGGCAAAGTTGAAGCGGGAATACCTGAAGACGACCCGCGCAACCCCGCTGTGATAGCTGACCAGGTGGGCGACAACGTAGGTGACGAGGCTGGGAGAGGAGCGGACCTCTTCGAATCTGTGACCGCGGAGAACCTTGGAGGAATGATTGTCGCACTAATCATATCTATCATACTTTTTGAGAAAATCAATGAGACATACGTGGTTCTTCCCCTTGTGGTGAGAGCGGTCGGAGTCATCGCCACACTCGCGGGAGTGGGATGGGCCCTGTACCAGAAAAGCTTCAAAGAATCCATCGAGCCATTACGCAACGGCTTAATCATCACATCCATCGTAGCGGCTGTGCTGATGTATCTTGTAACAAGCACGGTCTTCGGCGGAGGTTTCCTTCCACTCTTCGTCACAATGTTAGTTGGCCTGGTGGCGGGAATTCTCATCATGTTTTACAGCGAAATCTACACCAGCCTCAAATCAAGGCATGTCAGCCTAATCGCAACAAACAGCGAGTCGGGCCCCGCTCTCACAGTTGTCTCAGGCCTCTCAGTCGGAATGATTTCGACAGCCTTGCCTGTGATAACCGTCGTCATCGCGATAGCCATCTCATTCCTTCTTGGAATAGAGTGGGCGAAGGTCGTCGGCTTACCTGACCTCTTCCTCGGAGGGGTGTTCGGCACAACCATGGCCACGATGGGCATGCTCTCAACAGCCGGTTTCGTTCTGACGATGGATGGCCTGGGCCCGATTGTGGACAACGCGGGCGGAATAGCTGAGATGGCCAACGCACCGAAAACAATACGTGACAGGCTCGAGCCCCTCGACGCACTCGGCAACACCACCAAGGCTCTGACAAAATCCTACGCCATGGGCTCAGCAGCCCTCGCAGCCCTTCTGCTTTTCCAAGCCTTCCTACTCGAAGTGGGAAGATACATGGCCGGCATAGTCGAGCTAAGCCACCTCACCCCCGAGCTCTCAGCCAAGCTACTCAACAACATCGAGCAACTCTCTACCCAGCTCCAGCTCAACTCTCCAGCCGTCCTCATAGGCCTCTTCATAGGAGCCATGCTACCCTTCCTCTTCTCAGGATACGCGGTCAAAGCCGTCGGCACAGGAGCCTTCCAAATGGTCGAAGAAGTGCGAAGACAGTTCAGGGAGATAAAGGGCATCCTCGAAGGCAAAGCAAGGCCAGAGTACGGAAGATGCGTCGACATATCAACACGTACAGCGCTTAGATTGATGGTCGCACCGACACTAATCGTCACACTCTCACCCATAGTGCTTGGCATATTCCTCGGCTGGAGAGCCGTGGGCGCACTCGTCATCGGAGCAACAGTCTCAGCCATACCCCTTGCCATACTAGGCTTCTACGGAGGAGCCGCGATGGACAACGCCAAAAAATACCTCGAGATAGCGGGTCGGAAAGGCTCAGACGCCCACAAAGCGGCCGTGGTAGGCGACACGGTCGGCGACCCCATGAAAGACACCTACGCGCCAAGCCTCCACATCCTAATCAAACTCCTCAACACACTAAGCCTCGTCTTCATACCACTATTCATCTACGGACTACTGACACTCTGA
- a CDS encoding DEAD/DEAH box helicase domain protein, which translates to MKTRNLIDSEKLLEKLGFDYVKFVTPAVSPQLARETFSDILPALASSENIRSRKLAEKHLYIHQKEAFDSLARGENLVLKAGTGSGKTEAWFLYTAAHRVKTLAVYPTLALSNDQVERLNDYCMSLGLKAVAIDALRKEELVRRSGARVVRNMVKEADLVITNPAYLLNELKRIGAGKPAFLRDFLGEVGLVVLDEFDFYGPRSIAILLGMAQILHEYVNPRFQLVIMTATIADPTEAAQILTEINGRKTAIVDGQPYRSENRTYLVLGKSLKKIWTTVAAQRDKLAQAGAGRDILKALDDFEEFRRSFFKVVEAAKAAGVDFPDYFGDPSEIIKQFVDDEALTLVFTTGIASAEEFARKVKNEVGESHRIASHHHLLLRTQRREIEQAAREGVVKLIFTPRTLSQGIDIGLIRRVVHLGLPQTVREYWQREGRKGRRPDIPWTETIVIPFSQWDRDLLSRGVEVFRKWTELPLEKTLAHRENEYRRLFKTLFDHQSPHGRTKLGKEDVLFLRGLGLEKDGELTYAGKMAWVKMNFYEFAPPYGVKRWRTSEDGGLRNLEDISHVDLVEKFQPGAFDPSSDGVVVEMRTGGKMGRVVTAVVVDSLNESRLRRHDALAPVLEEYQRTKQRWGEEPNVVRDFHRGNIKSVIHLVAQLPSNGFGQFIEFPQRVEWRIYSGRRRLMTVGDRTYVTRDAKVIEVPTPTYGIYGDYTYGYAVEASPLDDTALLRLGASFILIVLRRIHHLSLMIMKFDMIVLAERKFVRFYEGECAGHLPKIDWKALRRDVEQYTPDELDEIILQQIDEEVYADFLARKLDWETARSYALKIIDYVLERERIALQLGSSVISLPKPSRALKLAAVAAVPLLLREDLRAGLFCIGFYDGEEEKVFTGVFELGSPTESTSPILSELSSLVDKGFALAVYSLEPLQTVLEQTGLSSLRALLKGLEHSGQLLHVRPLLEKKLSSALSLDAVEKSLRLRRSIEPGDLFARTMLEKRRRPSMRLIRSKPSRLTETIESYLKEELRSVYIAALLAKYFEADGDENSPRR; encoded by the coding sequence GTGAAGACTCGGAATTTGATAGATTCTGAAAAGCTTCTCGAGAAGCTTGGCTTCGACTACGTCAAATTTGTTACACCCGCGGTTTCTCCACAGCTGGCTAGAGAAACTTTCTCCGACATCCTCCCAGCACTCGCTTCCTCCGAAAACATTAGAAGCAGAAAACTCGCTGAAAAACATCTATACATTCATCAGAAGGAGGCCTTCGATTCTCTGGCCCGTGGGGAGAACCTTGTTCTCAAGGCTGGGACTGGAAGCGGTAAGACTGAGGCCTGGTTTCTCTACACAGCTGCCCACCGCGTAAAGACCTTGGCTGTTTATCCCACTCTCGCACTTTCCAACGACCAGGTCGAGAGGTTAAACGACTACTGCATGTCGCTGGGTTTGAAGGCTGTTGCGATTGATGCATTGCGGAAAGAGGAGCTGGTTCGGCGCAGCGGGGCCCGTGTTGTGAGGAACATGGTGAAAGAGGCTGACCTCGTCATAACAAACCCCGCCTACCTCCTCAACGAGCTGAAGAGAATCGGAGCCGGAAAACCTGCTTTTTTGAGAGATTTTCTCGGAGAAGTCGGGCTTGTTGTCCTAGACGAGTTCGACTTTTACGGCCCCCGCTCCATCGCGATACTTCTCGGCATGGCTCAGATTCTACACGAATATGTTAACCCACGGTTCCAGCTGGTGATCATGACGGCCACGATAGCCGACCCCACGGAAGCGGCCCAAATCCTCACAGAGATTAACGGAAGAAAAACAGCAATCGTGGATGGACAACCCTACCGCTCTGAAAACAGAACATATCTTGTTCTTGGTAAATCGCTCAAAAAAATCTGGACAACCGTAGCCGCGCAACGCGACAAACTCGCACAGGCGGGAGCAGGCCGAGACATCCTTAAGGCGCTTGATGATTTTGAAGAGTTTCGCCGCAGTTTTTTCAAGGTTGTGGAGGCGGCTAAAGCGGCTGGGGTGGATTTTCCCGACTATTTCGGAGATCCTTCAGAAATTATCAAACAATTTGTGGATGATGAGGCTTTGACGCTGGTTTTCACCACGGGTATAGCATCGGCCGAGGAGTTTGCTCGTAAGGTAAAAAACGAGGTAGGCGAGTCTCATAGAATCGCCAGCCATCATCATCTTCTGCTCAGAACTCAGCGAAGAGAGATTGAGCAAGCCGCTCGAGAAGGCGTGGTCAAACTTATCTTCACACCTAGAACCCTGAGCCAGGGAATTGACATAGGCTTGATACGGCGAGTGGTCCATCTCGGGCTTCCGCAAACAGTGCGTGAATACTGGCAGCGGGAGGGGCGTAAGGGCAGAAGACCCGACATACCGTGGACAGAGACGATAGTCATACCCTTTAGCCAGTGGGACAGAGACCTGCTAAGCAGAGGTGTAGAAGTTTTCCGAAAATGGACAGAACTGCCTCTGGAGAAAACCCTCGCCCACCGAGAAAACGAGTACCGAAGGCTGTTCAAAACACTCTTCGATCACCAATCACCACACGGAAGAACCAAGCTCGGGAAAGAGGATGTGCTTTTTCTCCGCGGCCTCGGACTTGAGAAGGACGGTGAACTAACCTACGCGGGTAAGATGGCATGGGTTAAGATGAATTTTTACGAGTTTGCGCCCCCGTATGGCGTGAAGAGGTGGAGAACATCGGAGGACGGCGGCCTCCGAAACCTCGAAGACATTTCACATGTTGACTTGGTTGAGAAGTTTCAGCCCGGAGCCTTTGACCCCAGCAGCGACGGAGTTGTGGTCGAGATGAGGACAGGTGGGAAAATGGGACGGGTTGTTACTGCCGTGGTGGTGGACTCTCTAAACGAAAGCAGACTGCGGCGACATGACGCGTTGGCACCGGTGCTGGAAGAATATCAGCGAACAAAGCAGAGATGGGGTGAGGAGCCGAATGTCGTGCGGGATTTCCACAGAGGGAACATAAAATCTGTGATACATCTTGTCGCGCAATTGCCGTCAAACGGGTTCGGACAGTTTATCGAGTTTCCGCAGAGAGTGGAGTGGAGGATTTACTCTGGACGCAGAAGATTGATGACGGTTGGCGACCGCACCTACGTGACAAGGGATGCAAAAGTTATCGAGGTTCCCACACCTACCTATGGAATCTACGGCGACTACACATACGGCTACGCTGTCGAAGCCTCCCCCCTCGATGACACAGCTCTTCTCCGCCTCGGCGCATCATTCATACTCATAGTTTTGAGAAGAATACACCACCTATCACTCATGATCATGAAGTTTGACATGATTGTGTTGGCTGAGAGAAAGTTTGTGAGATTCTATGAAGGTGAATGCGCGGGCCACCTCCCGAAAATAGACTGGAAAGCTCTCCGTAGAGATGTTGAGCAATACACGCCGGATGAGCTTGACGAGATTATTCTACAGCAAATCGATGAAGAGGTTTACGCCGATTTTCTTGCGCGGAAACTTGACTGGGAGACGGCGAGAAGCTACGCGCTCAAAATCATCGACTACGTGCTGGAGCGGGAACGGATAGCTCTGCAGCTGGGCTCAAGTGTTATCAGCTTGCCCAAGCCCTCGAGGGCCCTGAAACTAGCCGCGGTCGCCGCTGTACCCCTCCTTCTTAGAGAGGACCTGCGCGCAGGCCTCTTCTGCATCGGGTTTTACGACGGTGAGGAAGAGAAAGTTTTCACGGGAGTGTTTGAATTGGGTTCGCCAACAGAGTCAACTTCACCCATTCTCTCTGAGCTGAGCAGCTTGGTTGATAAGGGGTTTGCGTTAGCGGTTTACAGCCTTGAACCTCTCCAAACTGTTCTTGAACAGACTGGCCTCTCCAGCCTACGAGCTTTGTTGAAAGGGTTGGAGCATAGTGGACAGCTGTTACACGTGCGGCCTCTACTCGAGAAAAAGCTTTCAAGCGCCCTGTCCCTCGACGCTGTGGAAAAGTCTCTCCGCCTCAGAAGAAGCATCGAACCAGGAGACCTGTTCGCTAGAACCATGCTTGAAAAACGTAGGAGACCCAGCATGCGCCTGATAAGGTCGAAGCCATCGAGACTAACAGAAACAATCGAGTCATATCTAAAAGAGGAGTTAAGAAGTGTTTACATCGCGGCCCTGCTCGCCAAGTACTTCGAGGCTGACGGTGATGAAAATAGCCCTCGACGTTGA